The genomic DNA TGGAGAGGAACCAATTATTAAAGCCGTCTGCGGGCACCCAGAGCTCTGTAGTACCTCATTATTTGGACAGAGACTGGAccaaaaaaaggagaaacattGGGAGAAGTTAGTGGACAAGTTGGACTACCTGATAACATGAAAACATGTGCATCTAGTTGTTTTGATGGAGCAGCTCCAACGTTAGCAAAGCCCTGATAGATCTGTACTTCCttcagaaaacaacattttaaaagacgTTTGCTTGTTGTCTTGCAGACAGACCGGACGAAAAAAATTCAGACTCTAGAAATTGACATAATGATGTTGATATTTAGGGATACTTCTTATCCGTTTATTGCAattagaaaacagtaaaatctgaACCGCAAGAAGTGCAGGAAGCAGCACTCATCCAGACGTAATGTTCACTTCCTGGAGAAGGCGGTTAGCTAAACATTACCGTGCTTTTTGCTCCGCTACATGATGTTATTAATGCAGAATAGGGTTGCACAATAGATCTATTCTGTATCGTCTTAATGTTGTCAACTGGAGCTATTAACACGTGACAAAGGCTGCATCACGAAAGAGACGTGTAGATgtgtagaaaactgcactttaaaaagtaactgtcatttgtgaaatgttcaataaaataaaagaaagttgaaaataattccctttcatttgttttaaattcagtttcttgtgttacagcagcagaaCTTCATGAGAACACTTTTATATCTGTTtgtttatcgcaagtaatatcgttattgTGATATTCAGCGTTATCGCGTAtgttcctcatattgtgcagccctgatCCAGAAATGACGGCGTTAGATTTTAGAAACAATTCGGGACTTCCACAACCGGGACAGAGCAGCAATGATGGTTATTTCGGCCATCTTGATGACGGAaaaaactgttgttggtttatAGCGCGATCAAACCCACATGAATGCCCTCCAAACGTAGACTCATGTCCATCTCACGAGTTTGTGTGACAGTGAAGGTCTTAACTTCCTGTTAAAAGTGAAGGTTTTAACTTCCTGTTTCCACCCGTGTTCAGGAGTCTTACCTTGGTGTAGTAACCGGGATACATTTTCTCCGTTATCGGTGCGATGTACTCCAGTAAGAACTTGTGCCATTCCTTTTCAAAGTTGATTTGATTCATGTGGATATCGATAGTGGGGACGTTCTCATAGCCACCTTGGATTCTGGTGTCCTGACAAACAGGAAAACAacatctttttagataaaaaaaacaacaactctcaACTTGAGATGTACAGTAGATGGCAGATAGTGATGGCCAACTACCCAACAACAACTCATTATACAAATAATGACAGTTACTGAATAACAAAGAACAATGATGAGATAAATGATGATTATCTGGTATCCACAGGCAGCCCGtatgaaatacagtatgttgattATCATTGAAAATGAGGATTATTCAGGATCTTTAAGCCCAGTTCAGATGATGATTCATGACGAGACAGTTAAAACTTACAGCTACTTGCAACGCGCCCGTTCCCACCAATGAGACGAGACGGTGTATCATCTCCAGACTAATGTCTCTCTGTACCTCCATTCAAACTTCTGACTTTCTGGCattttgtagctggatatatcATTTGTTGCGTCTGTATTAATGTGGATGACGTTAGTGATCGTGAGATACTTGCCACAGTTGCATTTCTAGTggagataaaaacattttatttatgtgaTTCACTACTTTGTTTTAACGCTGCTCCTTCTCTCCGTCTGAAACGCTGCCATATTTCCACCAGTTTACAGTTTCTAACATAGAAATTGATGATTTTCTTTCTATGGTTTGTAGCTGAATTGATCAgatgacttctctattggccgCTGAATCAGGTGACGTCTCTTACGTTCttaaaccagcctctggagccTCGACCAGCTGAGTCGCAGCGACGCCATCAGCGGGTTTGAGTCAAGCTGAGACGGACCGGTTCAGACCGGTTTTCATCTCGTCCCGAATCTATGGTCTGAACTGGGTTTAAGGATCAACTCAAAAGAAGATGGGTACAAAAAGACGTCCATATAATTATTACATACCGTATTGCCTCCTCCTGACCATTTCCCGTAATGTTCCATTTCTTCAACAATGTGGTCACAGGCAACATCAGAGAAAATTGGGAACCAGTACACATCAGGACAaggctggtggggggggggggggggggggggggggcagagcacACAGTATAATTTAACCACCGACATTACTATTCCATACACCTGCACATTTATAACAAATCTACCATCAATCCAACTCTTGAGTTTCAACAAGTGACTCTGTCTGTACAGTGCACTGCAGTGACTGCAGGTTTTAATagtaatttctgttttttttcaaccttatTTTCTCATTGATTgctgtctaagtgactaatgtgaacaaaaatatttaaaatttgtccagtattgagcgagaacgTTGTACAGTATCAGTGCAAACCGGGCTGGACCGTAAGCCTATGGGGGCAAATGTGCAATGTCAATTTACGTCCTCTAGAagtgctgtttttgtgtttttgctgtgctgtttttgccgctgaggctcagattattattctaagtttctgacaacattatgtaaaGGATCCcatcagagatagaccttttcgTTGAAGAGTAAGATCATTTTTGTTGAACCAGAAACAGCTCAGAAATCTCTatcgccaaacccaccagactccatttaaaatatcagtacttttagtgtgtacagagcagcatatatccacatgtaaatgggtgaattaagggtttattcaaccaaaccagaggggggattgttggaacagttgaaagacaaaccaagacggcttttgatagttttattttgtttctgtcaacattTACGATGATAAAATTCCATGTTTATTAAAAATGAGTCTGGTGGGATCGGCAACCGTGATTGCGGGGATGtgccatgttaaacaaaaaggatcttactctttaacaaaaaagtctctctgtagggatccttaaTTATAATTGGAATAATAATATGAGCCTGTCAGGTTGAAAAACAGCCCTTTTAGCGGACATACTGCAAATTGAAGGTGCGCAATTGCCCAATAACTTACATTGAAGCTTTTtcatctcgcttaatactggaccaatttcaaagttTCCATCAGTCAGTTCAATACAAAAACATGaggaaatagggtccaggttaaaaaTAACTAAGTTcccattaaaatgtgtttggttcttttgtatttaaaaaaaaaacatcagtcaaCATTTTCACTATTTTAATATGGGCATCTCATGTAATGATGTCAACTTGTGTTGCAACTCACATTTTCAATCAGCTTGTCTTTAATGATGTAGGTGTAGTTCTCATGGATGTAGCGCTCCTGCCAGTCCTGAAAAGAAACAGAGCACACAGACTGCAGTTTCTAGACAATGCTTCACACAGGTACAGCTGTGGCTGATGTTCCAGGGTTAGAATATAAAAAGCCGTGCAGCGTAATTAACATGAATTAAGACGTGGTTGGAGTCCTTGTCTTACAACAGTGAGGTGAAGTCAACACTATGGCTGGGTTAAAAGATCTTTGTCTGAGTGATCTGGTATCCATCCATAAAATCCCAAAATGGATCTTTTAATAAATTCCTTTTCACCATGGATGTAGACGTTCAATAAGTTACGCACTAGCGCTTTAACGCAGGTGATACTTTCAGGCATTCAGTCAGAATCTCACCACTGGGTTTTCAAAGATCTGCCACAGGTCGTTGTGAAGATGGCTCGTCTGGTAGTTGTCTGTTGACAGGATGCGCCCGAAAGTGTGCATGTTGGTTACGTACATGAAGATTCcctgagagaaagagataatTTTACTTTCACAATTTTAagcctttttgttttatctttattaGATCTTAGACCTTGACAGGTTATGACAAAAAAGTAGCAAAAGGGAACAAAACAGGAGTCGAAACTAACTGGTCTGGTCTGGCAGAGAGTGATGAAAATGGCCCAACTTGAGGGGCGGCAATAAGCGTGCATttaaaaatctcactgcacgcaattggctaacactacgaccaatcactaCAAtacacggggtgacgtatccagagccccgtACGCTTAGCCACCACGGTCCGAATCAAAAGACCAAATTTTGGTCTGATAAAAAGAGGTGGTGTCGGTCCGGACCAAACTGAACCATGATTCGGTTTGTTTGCAGTATGGTTCAGAGTTTCAGACCAATTACAGGAAGTTTACAACCCACGTATATGTGGTGACGACACGCTGcaggtacagtatgtcatgGAAAGGTTCTTTAGTGTGCAAGCAAAATCACTATGTGAAGCCAAAAAGAACAGGATCAAATGTATACAGTGTGATTAAACACTAACTTTTAActaacgttaaaaaaaagccCTGAGTCAGGAAAAACCATGATAATaggttttattacttttttttcctaaatcaatgatcattaaaaaaacagctcGAGATCCTTGAGCAGAAATGGATAATAAAAGGTTCTGGAAAAAGGCGTTTTACAAAGGCCTTTCAAGATGTTTCTCTCCATGAGACTAAAGTTATCTGCATGTAGTGTCGATGTTAACCCAGTTACCAGCGAAGTAAGCTTAGTTTCATATTCCACTTGAGccttaaaaacttgaaaaatatcTCTTATAAAGTACCTTTATAACAGATTCAAAATGAGCGAATAATCGTGAGTTTACTAAGGACAATCTTGAGATCAAATATTTGAAATTGATCGACAGTCTTAGTTCTGATACTAATGGAAGTCAAAGTGAAATCGTTCTTTTTCCTCTCACTGACCTTGTTGCGGATGTTGTGGCAGAAAGCCATGTCGGGGTCTAAGCTGTTTGAGTTGAACAGATCGTAGTCTGCGAGCTCCGATCGAAGCAGGCTGGCCTTCACCAGGAACACGCTGGACACGTACGGGACATTCCACACCCCCCTAAAAAACACGACAGACTTAGACAATGCACATGCTGACGCTAGCAGGGATAAACAATAAAAGGCTGATCTATGGCCCGAGGATAGTAGAGCACCACGTCAGGCtaatacataaaacaataaaacaacaaaatgtgattggtgcagctcgcctctggccccgcctacatcagatacaccgatgtgatcggtgcagctcgcctctggccccgcctacatcagatacaccgatgtgatcggtgcagctcgcctctggccccgcctacatcagatacaccgatgtgatcggtgcagctcgcctctggccccgcctacatcagatacaccgatgtgatcggtgcagctcgcctctggccccgcctacatcagacacACCGATGTGAtcggtgcagctcgcctctggcctcgcttacatcagatacaccgatgtgatggtgcagctcgcctctggcctcGCCTACATCAGACACACCGATGTGAtcggtgcagctcgcctctggcctcgcttacatcagatacaccgatgtgatggtgcagctcgcctctggcctcgcttacatcagatacaccgatgtgatggtgcagctcggctaccagggcatagttaatgagcagcattactcgatgtcAGAGTAACTTGCTGAGCAAATTCGAATTGTGTtcttgcgagaactctggatttccagggtacccTCCCCTTGCCCACATGAGAATTCTTGGTGATtgatttcatttaaagtgctattgGCCAATCAAGAGTTGAGTTGGCGTGACTGGCAACTGTCCTgttaaagaaagcaaaagaagaTGGCTGCATACCAGCTAAAGCCAAAGAGAGAGTTCTGAAGGGTCCTGGAAGGAGCAGTCTTGTGTGGCGATAGAGGATGTCGATGAAACGACTACAATGTTTGCTGCAAGACTGAGTATTGTAAATAGAGGTGAGAAACAGTCTACggccacgacgttccacttccgggattgctccaggGCCGCCTGAAATTTCaacggatgtcactcttttagGCTAGACATCTgttcccttcctcttcctttgtgttgacgttctaacctccggtggatcctgaggactacggttacctggtcctcagatctctgcagggtgaatccagacagctagctagactatctgtccaatctgaggactacggttacctggtcctcaggtctctgcagggtgaatccagacagctagctagactatctgtccaatctgaggactatggttacctggtcctcaggtctctgcagggtgaatccagacagctagctagactctctgtccaatctgaggactatggttacctggtcctcaggtctcagcagggtgaatccagacagctagctagactatctgtccaatctgaggactatggtgacctggtcctcaggtctctgcagggtgaatccagacagctagctagactatcggtccaatctgagtttactgttgcacgactaaaactacttttgaacaaacacatgttcaaccaaaacaacttccttcccgcccaagacgactgtgattggtttaaagaaatgccgataaaccagagcacgtttttctcccaaccAGGAccgctgtgtggactagccagacctggCAATGCTAGGTCAGATATAACTATTTACTTGTCGTTATTTGAATAACCACTAATAAGTCTTCACAACAGTTAAACAAACTTACGCTCTGCGTCCTTGGACTATGTCCACGTAGTCCTCAGACCGGGCGTAGTAGCCTTCAGCACTCAGGGCCCCCCAGAAGTTGCTCCACAGTCGACCAACTCGAGTTATCATCGGTGCCACAACGGGCCTAATCAACAATTGAAAGGAGTGTTAATATATGTCTTCACCGGCCCGAAAACACTTAAAACAGTAAAAGTGTAACTCGTGCAAATGAATAAAGAGATTTACTAAGGGTGGCTGTGTCTTTACAGCACAGGATTATTGTTCCTAATCTAATTATCATAAATATATACTTGCAGGTTTTGTTCGATGAGAATTTTAAGTGTGTTCTCATTCTTTAAGACCACTGGAACGTCCAAGAGGAAGAAATAGTCACAGTCCTTGTCCGTCCGGCACATGTCACTGAAAGGAAGGAAAGACATGTACGTTGTGTGAAATTAAAGAGAAACGCACGTACATGGTCCAGTAACAAAGACTCAAATGAGAACTACTGGCTGCTGCATCTGTaaagaagtgtaaaaaaaaccttaagttaggttatttgttattatataaataaatgtttatgcaTGTGTATTTTTTGCGAGTGAAACCCTGATTCTAAGTAGAGCACATATGATTTTGTATATCAGTttctttataaaatatttaaactccAGACTAGTTTGATGATTATTTTAAGAGGATGGAGGAATGGAGGGGGCTTGTGAGTTTTCCATGGTGGCGGCATTTGAAAAGACGTCGTATAAACGATTTGCCAGATTGGACGTCTGTactagaaaatggggaaagtagCTGAACTTTCTGGAGggctcttaacccttgtatcatatttgggtcaaattgacccatttcaaatttttagaaaaagaaaaaaatggtactagttaaattttttctacctgaaaaatcaacggccttgccttatttcctgtgataaacatgtattcctgactcaattcagcaAATTATTCCGGATATGACCacttttttccaagataagaatgatcacaaagtggatttttaacatgaattataaccttatgacaaaaaaaacaaaccccacttccatgtttaattgtgttctagtagagactgatgcattccctaaacatagatgttatctaaATTGTTTGAAAtcgagataaagacaatatttgttaatagattatgaagttttatttcagaattgtttttaaaaccccaaataagtcacgggtcagtttgacccgagggagacaagagggtcccgaaagtgaagacaacacgagggttaagaagCTTTGTGCTGGAGAGAGATGTGTATGACGGGCtaatggtgttgtcatttataACTATGTTACATATCATACCTGGTTTATGGCTTGTTTTGTTACTATTTCGTTGAATGGTCGTGAATGTTGTAGAAactgtttcatcttttttttttttctggctggGTGGTGATTACGAAGTGAGGGTGTGCATATGTTgcaaattgtatgttttgtaagtttagaaaatggttaatcacaaaaaataaatattcgGTTACTTGGAACTCACAAGCCCATGTTGCGGGAGGCGGCTTCGTCCATCTCCTCCTCGGGCCCGACGACTTTGACATCCTGATAAAGGCTCCCATGCTCCTTCAGCAAAGAGCTGACGTGACGCTGATGATGAGCTtcctggaggaagaggaggaacaaACAGAGAGGAGATAAATTGCAGAGCAGGAGTCTGAGTTACTACGGTCACTGAAAGCAGCACCAGTGCAGGACCATGTCATGTGGTTTCACGATTGCACTTTTTGGAGACCTCATCCAATGAAAAAAAGGTCCCAGAAGTTGTTTGTCCAAGCAGCAATTACGACCTATATTTATGTCTATAGTTGTgtcgccctctagtggccgtGGCAATTACGACggaagcaaagcaggaagtaaggtgacaaaatcatagacagttaaagatatGGAGTGCTGCCGTAGACTTCCACGAAGACCAGTGAAGTcaattagaagcacttttttgGTGAtcctgagcgttactgcgcagcctcaaaTTGAGCCtgatgacgtagatgtgacgtgagcaacctgtctgaaagctgtaagtcttctggtagctgtgcaagagaaatctcaatcattcaatcttgcagagacggagagcgtgaGTAGGAGCTGTCCATGACCGTAGAGGGAGCAACTTTTGGTAAGAATTCTGattaattattttgtctttttgactGTATGCCTCCACGTCCCCCCGATtgcctgcgagcttctcctgacaatacggtaatttctctactgtgcgacagaaagctgcgtggttatgacacaatcattagcctatttttataaaaatgtctgcTATGGGGCCACAACGTCAGGTTTTTTGGCTTctaactatgaaaaaaaaacatgtaatcgGGCAAAAGTAATAAGGCAAATTTTACAGTTAAAAGTGCTTTCACTGTTGATATTTTAccttcaataaatgcaacatcttttccaaaattcaatGAGTAATCATGTTGAATAATTGggttttaacacacacacacatatatatatatatatatatatatatatatatatactaattgTGATTTTGTCCCCCCATAATTGAGCAGCCCTAGTTTATGTATTAATGTTTTCCTATTACCTGGTTGTAGATGAAGAGTTTGAGTCTATTTTTGGGATACTGGAGCTTTAGTAGGCGTTCAAAGAACACCGTCACAAAGGGGGTGGGCTGCTGAATGAAGACGCCAATGACCACCAGAGGGTATTCACTCTCCTGTGgggaaaataacaaaacagacaTGATATGAGTTCCAGGAAAAAGGGCGGATTACGTCTTTTTGTCAAACgttgacaaaacaacacacctgGGACCTGTACTACAAAGcaagatcaacatgccctgAATTTCTTTCAGTTACCTGGCTTCACCGAATATAACAACCTGCATAACAACTAGCTCAATCAACCCAGGGGTTCCCAATCCAGCGACGTGCGCGTTTACATAAAAGAGGAGGTATTTGCACAGCATGACCAATtgcaaacatctaccagagctgCATATTTTACATCAGAAGAGCAAcctataattctacataaatatgaagaacacagaaatGGTTTCACAGGCAAAACAGTCGCTGCTTCCCAAAACAGGAAGAAACTCTGGCAACTAAATCACAGACGCTTATAAATATCACTTCTCCATGAGTCACAAGATCTGACCCTAATTACACTGGTGCTTTCCATTAACTGTCGTTGctttaggcttttatttcagttgcaacCCTGGCAGTGGGAAGTGttggaaatatatttgtttaagCCATATATATTGAAGTTTGATACCACATATTTACCGTGAATAATTATGAATGCTTATAGTGCTCCAATGCTTTATTAATGACATATGAGGAGTGGACACTGCTTGTGCAACTAACTGAATTCTTAGTGTAACTATTGTTGCTAAAGCAGGTCAGGATGTCCTAGAGCAGAGACAGTTGCAGGATGGGAGTGAAGGCCTCTTATCTGGGGAGACCAGGAGGACAGGCACAAGGTTTAATGAGCTTTCACCCTGACGTAAATAAAGAGGGTGAGACTTAGAGAGGAAGGTCACACAACTCTGTGACTGTTGCATGAGTTTCATgacttgtctctggaatattccatTGAATAAATGATCATTCATCAACATCTTAGTTTCTGAGCGTATATCTGgaccctgagaccggagcaggatttGAACTTAAAATCTGTCTTTCATAAAAATACCCATCAGGGAACGTTAACGGGGTTGTCAGTTTCtaaattatttaacttttttaagctcatctctctctccacgCACGATCTTCTAAGAACGGTGACGCAGTTATCAATCAAGTATTGATAGGTCAGTAGGCGGTGCATTTACACcggttgatctctaatctctGACATAACCTGCTCGCGACCAGGTTAGGGGTTCAGCACAAGTTACCATGGCGATTAAACccggtaacaagtgatccacATGTTGTGATACAGGAAGTCCTtggttgaacctgaagttacctcgttAATGCCAGATCTTGctttgtagtacaggcctctgaacacttaaaataagcCTCAATATTGATTGTAGTTGAGGGAAATCTTGCACGAAGACAATATGTCAATCACAAAAAAAGCCTGTGAACGGACCTTAAGCGCTGTCAGTGGGTGGAGATCCTCGTGACACACTGTGCATCCGGTCTCAAATGTCCATGTGTTGGGGATGTAGTTTCCCAGGTAGTTGATCTGGAGCTGGAAAACAAACGTGTGTTCATGCAGGTTATCACATCTCAGTCCAATATTCAGTACTTACTAGAAGAAAATGACTGATTTTCAAACTCTTTAACATTACCAAGTACTTTGACTGGCTGACCTGGCAAGACGAATGAAGGATTgatctttaaaaatataaattaaaatgtggtAACCATAGCTTCCGGGTCTAAAAAGTGATGTCAATGCTGAAGCCCCTTAAAgcctctgaacacccacacaggtgttttcagttattctggctgattagactctGCTCAGGTTGGAGGTGGGCCGGagttttgatgggaagacatagactgttaatattgatggacagagcatgtgtgacgtcacacgttggtttgtggagatctgctatgagtcgtCGAGTTTGCCGTTACGGACCGTTATGTAGCCATCCTGGTTGCtgatgtgacgattttagacgagagggaggagtgagggagaagCCCTTACACTCTAcattacgttacacactttcactggcaatcacatcttagccacgccctaaaaacaccccctgctttttcgccgattttaaaatcaacgaaaccaaaataataaatgcaaaGACTTAAAGCTAGCGatcgagaccataaactcattatgaaaatggtTACTGAGGTCAaaaaatcaagtgagaagtgggtcactttctcatagacttctacagaaaccgacctccttttgcaGCCACACGTGtcgccccctgcaggaattcagacataatgcaggtttaaggcacctctgcatttgcagcactttgcgGAACGggatgctttgtccattaatatacagtctatgatggGAACTTATTAGGTCACAAATTCTTTCTACCAACAAGGATGTCATTTGTCCCGCCCTAACAGGTGCAACAACGCTAACAGTAAactcaggaagatgtcaatcaatcagtctagccacacccacacagtcctggaaAAGGTCCAATCAGCCACATTAACTATAAACACCTGTATGGGTGCTCAAGGACTGTTTCTATGAAAGTCTATGAGACAATGAGCCTACTTCTCACTTAATTTATTACCCCAGCAAATATTTCATAacgagtttatggtctcaattgttagtttcaagtcttcttgatgttcatttagtaaatgatggtcccatttattttaaaaatagacaataaagtgGGATGCTTTAGGACTTGTCAGTAGGGACAGAGGCTTAGCgatgctaaccatgctaacactGTGGACATTGAAATAGACCTCAACTTCTATTTGGGTGTTGTCTGTATTTTCGTATTAAACTTTGACCGTCTCACTGTATTTTGGTTGCCTAAAAATATCTTTTCAATGTTCTGCCAACCAAGCTACCTAGCTACTGCTAGCGTTACCTACCTGGTAACTCGAGGGAATATTTGCTGATTTTATGTTTTGCTCTACATGCAGATgaattgtgattatgattttttctATAATCGAGCCGCCCTATTATTACCTTGGTTGGTCCGTTCCCATGGATGACGACTGGCAGGGTATCGTACAGCACATTTCTGGCTCGTACCCGTCCATCCTCAAACTTCAGCACCACCTCatctggaaacacacacacacacacacacacacacacacacacacacacacaccacacacacacacacacacacacacacacacacacacagtctcactgCGGAGTCCCAACGTTTTCATATTCCTGTGCTTCCAACTGTTTGGGAGACAATGGGTATTTTCAATCTGTGTTCTACATTCAAAGTGTGTCACTTGGCTTTTGGTGATTTGATTCATTGTAGATTTCGGTACAATATCAAATCAGATGGGTCCTGCTCAGAAGCTGATATCTGTCGTCCCTCTGCATGCAGTCTCTACTTCTTTTACAAACTTCCTGCACCTGTGGCTCAGGTGCTAGAGCGGTcacctgccaatcggaaggttgttGGTTCGATCCCTCTATCCCTGCAATCCCATGTCGAAGTATCATTGggaaagacactgaacccagtaTTGCTCccaatgctgcgccatcggagtgtaaatgtgtgtgaatgtttaatctggtgagcaggtggcaccttgtacggcatcCTCGGCCACAGAGCATTAATGTACGTGTGGTGAATGGTTCCAGTACgatgttaaagcactttgagtagtcgttaagactagaaaagcgctatatgagTACAGTCCATTTGCAAAATGTTTATCTGCAAAAGCAGGAACCAGAGATCCCGAGCAAGAAAAGAAGTTGCCTTCTggataatatatacatacaatttCTAAAAAGGTGTTATTGGAAGGGTGCCCTTAACAT from Etheostoma spectabile isolate EspeVRDwgs_2016 chromosome 7, UIUC_Espe_1.0, whole genome shotgun sequence includes the following:
- the plod1a gene encoding procollagen-lysine,2-oxoglutarate 5-dioxygenase 1 isoform X2, encoding MRLSPLLLFPGIFVCALFPWTNCEEQQTPEEKLLVVTVATKETDGFKRFLGSVKHFNYTVKVLGQGQKWMSGDYMSGPGGGQKVRLLKEALEEMKNEDKVILFIDSYDVVFASGPRELLKKFQQARHKVVFSSESLIWPNRHLEDKYPHVVVGNRFLGSGGFIGFLPNIREMVADWTGDDSDSDQLFFTKIYIDPVKRKSINITLDSKCRLFQNLNGALDEVVLKFEDGRVRARNVLYDTLPVVIHGNGPTKLQINYLGNYIPNTWTFETGCTVCHEDLHPLTALKESEYPLVVIGVFIQQPTPFVTVFFERLLKLQYPKNRLKLFIYNQEAHHQRHVSSLLKEHGSLYQDVKVVGPEEEMDEAASRNMGFDMCRTDKDCDYFFLLDVPVVLKNENTLKILIEQNLPVVAPMITRVGRLWSNFWGALSAEGYYARSEDYVDIVQGRRAGVWNVPYVSSVFLVKASLLRSELADYDLFNSNSLDPDMAFCHNIRNKGIFMYVTNMHTFGRILSTDNYQTSHLHNDLWQIFENPVDWQERYIHENYTYIIKDKLIENPCPDVYWFPIFSDVACDHIVEEMEHYGKWSGGGNTDTRIQGGYENVPTIDIHMNQINFEKEWHKFLLEYIAPITEKMYPGYYTKAQFDLAFVVRYKPDEQPSLRPHHDASTFTINIALNQAGPDYQGGGCRFLRYDCSIQAPRKGWTLMHPGRLTHYHEGLPTTAGVRYIAVSFVDP
- the plod1a gene encoding procollagen-lysine,2-oxoglutarate 5-dioxygenase 1 isoform X1, translating into MRLSPLLLFPGIFVCALFPWTNCEEQQTPEEKLLVVTVATKETDGFKRFLGSVKHFNYTVKVLGQGQKWMSGDYMSGPGGGQKVRLLKEALEEMKNEDKVILFIDSYDVVFASGPRELLKKFQQARHKVVFSSESLIWPNRHLEDKYPHVVVGNRFLGSGGFIGFLPNIREMVADWTGDDSDSDQLFFTKIYIDPVKRKSINITLDSKCRLFQNLNGALDEVVLKFEDGRVRARNVLYDTLPVVIHGNGPTKLQINYLGNYIPNTWTFETGCTVCHEDLHPLTALKESEYPLVVIGVFIQQPTPFVTVFFERLLKLQYPKNRLKLFIYNQEAHHQRHVSSLLKEHGSLYQDVKVVGPEEEMDEAASRNMGFDMCRTDKDCDYFFLLDVPVVLKNENTLKILIEQNLPVVAPMITRVGRLWSNFWGALSAEGYYARSEDYVDIVQGRRAGVWNVPYVSSVFLVKASLLRSELADYDLFNSNSLDPDMAFCHNIRNKGIFMYVTNMHTFGRILSTDNYQTSHLHNDLWQIFENPVDWQERYIHENYTYIIKDKLIENPCPDVYWFPIFSDVACDHIVEEMEHYGKWSGGGNTDTRIQGGYENVPTIDIHMNQINFEKEWHKFLLEYIAPITEKMYPGYYTKCASPLNFVVRYKPDEQPLLAPHHDASTFTINIALNSKDVDYQGGGCRFLRYDCSIQAPRKGWTLMHPGRLTHYHEGLPTTAGVRYIAVSFVDP